From the genome of Synergistaceae bacterium, one region includes:
- a CDS encoding amino acid ABC transporter ATP-binding protein, giving the protein MAVIEVKDLHKTFTLNDGRKLNVLNGISTEINKGEKIAVIGPSGSGKSTFLRCLNRMEEPTSGIINFNGENITSPACDINKVRRKMGMVFQHFYLFPHLTVRKNLTLAPVDLKIMTQDEADERAKVLLQRVGLADKIDEWPERLSGGQKQRVAIARAMAMNPDVLLFDEPTSALDPEMIGEVLDVMKELADSGMTMYLVTHEMGFAHKIADKILFIDKGIISEQGTPEEVFDHPKQPRTIEFLSKVLRH; this is encoded by the coding sequence ATGGCAGTAATCGAAGTTAAAGACTTGCACAAAACTTTTACGCTCAATGACGGCAGAAAATTGAACGTTCTTAACGGCATAAGCACAGAAATTAACAAGGGTGAAAAAATTGCAGTAATCGGCCCTTCAGGATCCGGAAAAAGTACGTTTTTACGCTGTCTTAACCGCATGGAAGAGCCTACGTCGGGAATAATAAATTTCAACGGCGAGAATATTACGTCCCCTGCTTGCGATATAAATAAAGTCCGGCGCAAAATGGGAATGGTCTTCCAACATTTTTATTTGTTCCCGCATTTGACAGTGAGAAAAAATTTGACTCTTGCTCCCGTTGATTTAAAGATTATGACACAAGATGAGGCCGACGAACGCGCAAAAGTTTTATTACAAAGAGTCGGACTCGCTGACAAAATCGACGAGTGGCCCGAAAGATTATCAGGCGGTCAGAAACAAAGAGTCGCAATCGCCCGCGCTATGGCAATGAATCCGGACGTGTTATTATTCGACGAACCTACAAGCGCATTAGATCCCGAAATGATCGGTGAAGTTCTTGACGTTATGAAAGAATTAGCTGACTCAGGGATGACTATGTATCTTGTTACACATGAAATGGGATTTGCTCATAAGATCGCCGACAAGATTTTATTTATCGACAAAGGCATTATCAGCGAGCAGGGAACGCCCGAAGAAGTTTTTGATCACCCAAAGCAGCCAAGAACTATAGAATTTCTCTCTAAAGTTTTGAGGCATTAA
- a CDS encoding UDP-N-acetylglucosamine--N-acetylmuramyl-(pentapeptide) pyrophosphoryl-undecaprenol N-acetylglucosamine transferase: MSSKKFLIVSGGTGGHIFPAIVFGKKLESDGHIVKWLCGSRPLEQEIYKSQGIQPLLLKISGSPLGTHSLIKNFGRAVDLAKSVIQTSSYIKNFKPDEIYLFGGYISFAPLMVGKSKRIPITLHEQNAVAGKVTKLAAKLGAKIITAWPVCEGIKNFTCTGTPVREPERLPRVDALKTLDLNISPDSKIIGIAGGSLGSKPLLELLTNTAKLCKKFDFVFLSSHEKRDDDNRHYILPHWDMNAFYSICDLIVCRAGGSTLSEILKWEIPAIVIPWPKAADNHQAKNAAEFVKLAKNSCVFNENDSPQNLAGRLENLF, from the coding sequence ATGAGCAGCAAAAAATTTTTAATCGTCTCAGGAGGCACGGGCGGACACATTTTTCCGGCTATAGTATTCGGCAAAAAGTTAGAGTCAGATGGTCATATTGTAAAATGGTTATGCGGTTCTCGGCCGCTTGAGCAGGAAATTTATAAATCGCAAGGGATTCAGCCGTTATTGCTAAAAATTTCGGGGTCGCCTCTTGGTACTCACTCGCTAATAAAAAATTTCGGCCGTGCAGTTGATTTAGCAAAATCTGTGATTCAGACTTCAAGCTACATAAAAAATTTCAAGCCTGACGAGATTTATTTATTCGGAGGTTACATATCATTTGCGCCGTTAATGGTCGGGAAATCAAAGCGAATCCCAATAACCCTCCACGAACAAAACGCCGTCGCCGGAAAAGTTACGAAATTAGCTGCAAAACTCGGAGCAAAAATTATTACAGCTTGGCCGGTGTGTGAAGGAATAAAAAATTTTACCTGCACGGGGACTCCAGTTAGAGAGCCTGAAAGATTACCGAGAGTCGACGCTTTAAAGACTCTTGATTTGAATATAAGCCCAGACTCAAAAATTATTGGAATCGCAGGAGGTTCACTCGGAAGCAAGCCATTACTAGAATTATTGACGAACACAGCGAAATTATGCAAAAAATTTGATTTCGTTTTTCTCTCTTCACATGAAAAGCGCGATGACGATAACAGACATTATATTTTGCCTCATTGGGACATGAACGCGTTTTACTCGATTTGTGATTTAATAGTGTGCAGGGCGGGAGGCTCGACTCTCTCGGAGATTCTGAAATGGGAAATTCCCGCGATAGTGATTCCTTGGCCAAAAGCAGCAGATAACCATCAAGCAAAGAACGCAGCCGAGTTTGTGAAGCTCGCAAAAAATTCTTGTGTGTTCAACGAGAATGACAGCCCCCAAAATTTAGCAGGACGTTTAGAGAATTTATTTTAG
- the murD gene encoding UDP-N-acetylmuramoyl-L-alanine--D-glutamate ligase, whose amino-acid sequence MPDYKDKRIVVIGAGVSGQGLAVLASQLGAKVFVTEQKKISDEAKAIFNANNIAYEEGHTTKALEDVDEILISSGIPPKSQILHDAQERGIKLTGELDFVLPHIKTHNLLCVTGSNGKSTVTSLIGHILTRAGLKTGTGGNLGTASAIFTRENFDSVVLELSSFQLARATNNMHSRVAIITNLAPDHIDWHGNYNNYVEAKSRVLTLRDSEGYGIIQDRDAEILNPSGKIITLSWNEKPEHKFSGHIFMSDSEALLTLDGKTTRLFAYNDTDLIGSHNLENVAMSLCAVNLLGLENLPDVKFLLEGFKPLPHRCENAGTYKGVQYIDDSKGTNVAATITAMTSIKGRKIIILGGQGKGEDYTPLADAVKNECDSAILIGEEADKIQAALIQAGYKNFHRVSTMEEAVNLAASLASPGMVVLLSPACTSWDMYKSYKARGEHFCKIVNDLINS is encoded by the coding sequence ATGCCTGATTACAAAGATAAAAGGATTGTTGTTATCGGAGCAGGAGTCAGCGGTCAGGGGCTTGCGGTTCTTGCTTCACAGCTCGGAGCAAAAGTTTTCGTTACTGAGCAGAAAAAAATTTCTGACGAGGCAAAAGCAATTTTCAACGCAAATAATATCGCCTACGAAGAAGGACATACAACAAAAGCTCTTGAAGATGTCGACGAGATTTTAATTAGTTCAGGGATCCCGCCGAAATCGCAAATACTTCATGACGCGCAGGAACGAGGCATTAAATTAACCGGTGAGCTTGATTTTGTCCTGCCTCACATAAAGACTCATAATCTTTTATGCGTTACAGGCAGCAACGGCAAAAGCACTGTTACATCATTAATCGGACATATTTTGACACGCGCAGGACTCAAAACGGGAACAGGCGGTAATCTCGGTACAGCTTCAGCAATTTTTACGCGCGAAAATTTTGACTCGGTCGTCCTTGAGTTAAGCAGCTTTCAACTTGCAAGAGCTACAAATAATATGCACTCAAGAGTCGCGATAATAACAAATTTAGCTCCTGATCATATTGACTGGCACGGAAATTATAATAATTACGTCGAAGCTAAATCACGAGTCTTGACATTGCGTGATTCTGAAGGTTACGGAATAATTCAGGACAGGGACGCGGAAATTTTGAATCCCTCCGGAAAAATTATCACTCTAAGCTGGAACGAGAAGCCCGAACATAAATTTTCAGGTCATATTTTCATGAGTGACTCAGAGGCTTTATTGACTCTCGACGGCAAAACAACGCGCTTATTTGCGTATAATGACACTGATTTAATAGGTTCTCACAATTTAGAAAATGTAGCTATGAGTCTTTGTGCAGTAAATTTATTAGGACTTGAGAATCTTCCGGACGTGAAATTTTTGCTTGAAGGCTTTAAACCTTTACCGCACAGGTGCGAGAATGCCGGGACATATAAAGGCGTGCAATACATAGACGACTCTAAAGGGACGAATGTAGCAGCAACTATTACAGCGATGACAAGCATTAAAGGACGAAAAATTATAATTCTCGGCGGTCAAGGCAAGGGAGAAGATTACACACCTTTAGCAGATGCCGTAAAAAATGAGTGCGATTCAGCTATATTAATCGGAGAAGAGGCCGACAAGATTCAAGCTGCATTAATTCAAGCGGGCTATAAAAATTTTCATAGAGTCTCAACAATGGAAGAAGCTGTTAATCTTGCTGCGAGTCTTGCAAGTCCGGGAATGGTAGTATTGCTTTCTCCTGCGTGCACAAGCTGGGACATGTACAAAAGCTACAAGGCACGGGGCGAGCATTTCTGCAAAATTGTTAATGATCTGATAAATTCATAA
- a CDS encoding diaminopimelate epimerase produces the protein MQFTKMHGCQNDFVIINCFDQKINNPNELAQKISDRRQGVGADGLILILPSNNADAFMQIYNSDGSLDTMCGNGIRCMAKYIYDHGIISPERRKISIDTLAGVKSINLDVIDNKAQIIHVDMGVPTLTSKQPENINVDGMNLKFYGIDTGTPHAIYFVDDNTEINNIISWPDSEFAKKGVYFENHSRFPDKTSSDFVEIISRNEINMRVFERGCGETMACGTGSTASVFAGVIANKLNSDVLVHLRGGDLRIKVDDNNNCCLIGPAVEVFTGEFFC, from the coding sequence ATGCAATTCACAAAAATGCACGGCTGCCAGAATGATTTTGTGATAATTAACTGCTTTGACCAGAAAATTAATAATCCTAATGAACTCGCGCAAAAAATTTCTGATAGACGGCAGGGAGTCGGCGCTGACGGTCTTATATTAATTTTACCCTCAAATAATGCAGACGCTTTCATGCAAATTTATAACTCTGACGGCTCACTCGATACAATGTGCGGAAATGGTATTCGCTGCATGGCAAAATATATTTACGATCACGGCATAATCTCACCTGAACGGCGCAAAATTTCTATTGACACACTCGCTGGCGTTAAATCTATAAATCTTGACGTAATCGACAACAAAGCGCAAATTATTCACGTCGATATGGGAGTGCCGACTCTCACAAGCAAGCAGCCCGAAAATATAAATGTTGATGGAATGAACTTAAAATTTTACGGAATCGACACGGGGACTCCTCACGCAATTTATTTTGTTGACGACAACACGGAAATTAATAATATAATCTCTTGGCCGGACTCAGAATTTGCGAAAAAAGGCGTTTATTTCGAGAATCATTCGCGATTCCCGGATAAAACAAGTTCTGATTTTGTCGAAATTATTTCACGCAACGAAATTAATATGAGAGTCTTTGAGCGCGGGTGCGGTGAGACAATGGCGTGCGGTACTGGGTCAACTGCTTCTGTTTTCGCGGGAGTAATCGCAAATAAATTAAATAGTGATGTCTTAGTTCATTTACGCGGCGGAGATTTGCGCATAAAAGTAGACGACAACAATAATTGCTGCTTGATCGGTCCTGCTGTAGAGGTCTTCACGGGAGAATTTTTTTGCTGA
- a CDS encoding cell division protein FtsW → MEIIIPLILSGCGFIMISSLSLRGSMAGGNPYAAPLKQFQFIGLGLTIMACFIGGVTPEKIRRHSGKLFALAAILIFLTPIPGIGIKVMGARRWLGFMGFRFQPLEFLLLVLPIFMADRLTDTNSVMKRGDFHSFVRPTLFVIAITAIPLLLQPTLGGAIICASICFVMHIERRGWKYPLMGAMLGLAAVVVLILIAPYRMSRFLAFWDPWSDPTGRGFQIIQGLVAFANGSITGVGIGRGLQEERYLPEADTDYIFPAIGEEFGLVGTMFLLILYALWTWRAYYIYRDAKTPFTKSLALGLTASVIFPMFMNVAGVTKLLPLSGIPMPFISSGGSSMIFMWAKIGLLMSIKLENNSKGKRKK, encoded by the coding sequence ATGGAAATAATAATCCCGTTAATATTAAGCGGCTGCGGCTTTATAATGATTTCCTCGTTGTCATTGCGCGGAAGTATGGCCGGCGGCAATCCCTATGCAGCACCGTTGAAACAATTTCAATTTATCGGACTGGGACTCACAATAATGGCGTGTTTTATCGGCGGCGTTACTCCCGAAAAGATTCGCAGGCATTCAGGGAAATTATTTGCTCTTGCGGCGATATTAATTTTTCTGACTCCTATTCCCGGCATAGGCATTAAAGTAATGGGCGCGCGCAGGTGGCTGGGTTTTATGGGATTCAGATTTCAGCCGTTAGAGTTCTTGCTATTAGTGCTGCCGATTTTTATGGCTGATAGATTGACCGACACAAATTCAGTGATGAAGCGCGGAGATTTTCATTCATTTGTGAGGCCGACACTTTTTGTTATCGCGATTACGGCGATCCCGTTATTGTTGCAGCCGACTCTAGGAGGAGCAATTATTTGCGCGTCTATATGTTTCGTTATGCACATTGAGCGTCGGGGCTGGAAATATCCTTTAATGGGTGCGATGCTGGGACTTGCTGCCGTTGTTGTGTTGATTCTTATTGCTCCCTACAGAATGAGTCGTTTTCTAGCTTTCTGGGATCCATGGTCAGATCCTACGGGGCGAGGCTTTCAGATTATACAAGGACTTGTTGCGTTTGCTAATGGATCAATAACGGGAGTCGGAATCGGGCGCGGTTTGCAAGAAGAGCGTTATTTGCCGGAAGCTGACACAGATTATATTTTTCCTGCGATCGGTGAAGAGTTCGGGCTTGTCGGTACAATGTTTTTATTGATTCTTTACGCTTTATGGACGTGGAGAGCTTATTATATTTACCGCGACGCAAAGACTCCTTTTACGAAATCTCTTGCGCTGGGACTGACTGCTTCTGTAATTTTTCCTATGTTTATGAACGTTGCCGGAGTTACGAAATTATTGCCGTTGTCAGGGATTCCAATGCCGTTTATAAGTTCGGGAGGAAGCTCAATGATATTTATGTGGGCGAAAATAGGTCTCTTAATGTCGATAAAACTCGAAAATAACAGCAAGGGGAAGCGCAAAAAATGA
- a CDS encoding transporter substrate-binding domain-containing protein translates to MKKFLALVLVLILASISFAADTPAKLTNINQLKTEKLAAQRGTVGQFIAEDLLGDKKNEMLTTYEKYVDAISALLQGKVRAVIMDEMPAKRFLASVEGLAIMNEPLSEENYAMGFKKGNTELLAQVNKALAEIKADGTLDKIFKKYYETFLAGDSSSIKPEDIDFNKGAKGGKLVVGTEAGFAPYELKVGSGFIGIDVEMCAAIAKKLDKELVIINMNFDALPMAVSTSKVDIICAGITVTEERKQNMDFSDNYVVGAKQVALVRAADYEK, encoded by the coding sequence ATGAAAAAATTTTTAGCGTTAGTTCTCGTATTAATTCTCGCAAGTATTTCATTTGCAGCTGACACACCGGCCAAGCTCACGAATATTAATCAGCTCAAGACAGAAAAACTCGCAGCACAACGAGGCACAGTCGGCCAGTTCATAGCTGAAGACTTACTCGGCGACAAGAAAAATGAAATGCTCACGACCTACGAGAAATATGTTGATGCTATTTCCGCATTACTTCAGGGAAAAGTCAGAGCCGTTATCATGGACGAAATGCCCGCAAAAAGATTCTTGGCCTCCGTTGAAGGTCTTGCAATCATGAACGAGCCTTTATCCGAAGAAAATTACGCTATGGGATTCAAAAAGGGTAACACTGAATTATTAGCGCAGGTAAATAAAGCTCTAGCAGAAATCAAAGCAGACGGGACTCTTGATAAAATCTTCAAGAAATATTATGAAACTTTCTTAGCAGGCGACTCATCAAGCATTAAACCCGAAGATATTGACTTCAACAAAGGCGCAAAGGGCGGAAAATTAGTCGTCGGTACTGAAGCAGGCTTTGCACCCTATGAGCTTAAAGTCGGTTCAGGCTTTATCGGGATTGACGTAGAAATGTGCGCGGCAATCGCAAAGAAGCTCGACAAAGAATTAGTAATAATCAACATGAATTTTGACGCGCTCCCGATGGCAGTATCTACAAGCAAAGTTGACATAATCTGCGCAGGAATAACCGTAACTGAAGAACGTAAACAAAATATGGATTTCTCTGATAATTACGTCGTCGGAGCAAAACAAGTCGCACTTGTGAGAGCAGCAGACTATGAGAAATAA
- a CDS encoding amino acid ABC transporter permease, whose translation MRNNSRKALGRGDLLLALVGIYLIYLLYSSGFFTAEAWADFNRRFYQNFVKDRRYMMLVDGLKATIFMTTGATIIGIIVGLILSVIRVAHKGGAKIPVLNWIAESYITVLRGTPAMVQLLIWNFTIFASARDLNTEYIAILAFGLNSGAYIAEIFRGGIEAIDPGQMEAARSLGLSYGTSMKRVILPQALRNIIPMLFNEFIALLKETSVAGYIGIDDLTRAGQNIQALTLEHSQPLVMVAIIYLVIVMLLTRFVSKLEQWLSRGRRG comes from the coding sequence ATGAGAAATAATTCACGCAAAGCACTTGGCCGGGGTGATTTATTACTCGCTCTTGTCGGGATTTATTTAATTTATTTGCTTTACTCGTCGGGATTCTTTACAGCTGAGGCATGGGCGGATTTCAACAGGAGATTTTATCAGAATTTCGTCAAAGATAGACGTTATATGATGTTAGTAGACGGTCTCAAGGCTACAATTTTTATGACAACCGGAGCAACTATAATCGGAATTATTGTAGGATTGATTCTCAGCGTCATTCGTGTAGCTCATAAGGGCGGCGCAAAGATTCCCGTTTTGAACTGGATCGCAGAAAGTTATATAACAGTTTTGCGGGGTACTCCGGCGATGGTGCAATTATTAATCTGGAACTTCACAATTTTTGCATCAGCTAGAGACTTGAACACTGAATATATAGCTATTCTTGCATTCGGGCTAAATTCGGGCGCATATATCGCAGAAATTTTCAGGGGCGGCATAGAAGCAATTGATCCCGGACAAATGGAAGCTGCGCGCTCTCTGGGACTCTCTTATGGTACGTCAATGAAACGCGTAATTTTGCCTCAAGCCTTACGAAATATTATCCCGATGTTGTTTAATGAGTTTATCGCGCTCTTGAAAGAAACTTCTGTAGCGGGCTATATCGGCATTGATGACTTGACTCGTGCAGGACAAAATATTCAGGCTTTGACTCTCGAACATTCACAGCCGTTAGTAATGGTAGCAATTATTTATCTCGTTATAGTTATGCTCCTGACTAGATTCGTAAGCAAGCTAGAACAGTGGCTCAGCAGAGGCAGAAGGGGGTAA
- a CDS encoding SPASM domain-containing protein, translated as MLRTMKKLIKSVIPAPVLQKYNAIILDHRYRKWAKSRNMKWDIEAVEIETVNRCNGHCAFCPVNVDQPQRKYAKMSDKLFRKIIDELAEMDYQGGISLFSNNEPFLDERIIEFHKYANEKLPRAIFALDTNGTVLTLEKFIEILPFLDRFVIDNYNDDGQINTPELQKIYDYIQAHKEIQNRVDFLFRRENEILFSRGGQAPNKTDSQDKSIMNVLCTHPFRQLIIRPTGEISLCCNDALGKYTMGDLNVQTIREVWESGKYKSFRAEMLKNGRKNLLLCNQCDSIFEPEFWAKRKRPLP; from the coding sequence ATGCTGCGAACTATGAAGAAATTAATAAAATCTGTAATTCCTGCGCCTGTTCTGCAAAAATATAACGCAATTATATTAGACCATCGATACAGAAAATGGGCTAAATCACGTAATATGAAATGGGATATTGAAGCCGTCGAAATCGAAACCGTAAACCGCTGTAACGGCCATTGCGCTTTTTGTCCGGTAAATGTTGATCAGCCTCAGAGAAAATATGCAAAGATGTCCGATAAACTTTTTCGCAAAATAATTGATGAACTCGCAGAAATGGATTATCAGGGCGGAATTTCTTTATTCTCGAATAATGAACCGTTCCTCGATGAAAGAATCATAGAATTTCATAAATACGCAAATGAAAAGCTCCCCCGCGCAATTTTTGCACTTGACACAAACGGGACTGTCTTGACGCTTGAAAAATTTATAGAGATTCTGCCGTTTCTTGATAGGTTCGTGATAGATAATTATAACGACGATGGACAAATTAATACGCCTGAGTTGCAAAAAATTTATGATTACATTCAAGCACATAAAGAGATTCAAAACCGTGTAGATTTCTTGTTCAGACGGGAGAATGAAATACTATTTTCACGAGGCGGCCAAGCTCCCAACAAGACAGACTCTCAAGATAAAAGCATAATGAATGTTTTGTGTACTCATCCGTTCAGGCAGTTAATAATCAGGCCTACAGGAGAAATAAGTCTATGTTGTAATGACGCACTCGGCAAATACACAATGGGTGATTTGAACGTGCAGACTATCAGAGAAGTTTGGGAGTCCGGGAAATATAAATCTTTCCGCGCTGAAATGCTGAAGAACGGCCGAAAAAATTTGCTGCTATGTAATCAATGCGATTCAATATTTGAGCCGGAATTTTGGGCAAAACGCAAACGCCCCTTACCGTGA
- the mgtE gene encoding magnesium transporter translates to MLEKIKSLVEAKNIKDLRLLTEDMNDADIADAVEELEPEGRVILFRALRKDIAAEVFAHLNSDTKEALVSQLTAPELGRIVDELFLDDAADLVEELPADVVKRILENASPETRRGINQLLQYQEDSAGSIMTTEYISLKPDMNVEQSFKHIREVGTDKETLYTCYVTDPKGLLIGVVTVRTMLLSQYADKISDIMTDTNIISVNTNDDREKVTELFQKYDFMAIPVVDSENHLVGIVTVDDAMEVLEEESTEDFHKMAAMLPMDEPYLSMGVLELAKKRVIWLMVLMISATLSGQIITHYQSVFAALPALIASIPMLMDTGGNAGSQSSTLVIRGIALGELKIFDAIKVLFKELRVSLIVGSGLAIVNFVYKYAMSGDLLLSITVGISLFATVIFAQIIGGMLPLLAKAVGFDPALMAAPIVTTIVDAGSLTMYFAVASKVMSI, encoded by the coding sequence ATGCTCGAAAAAATTAAATCTCTCGTTGAAGCTAAGAATATTAAAGATTTGCGACTCTTAACAGAAGACATGAACGACGCTGACATCGCAGACGCAGTAGAAGAACTCGAACCGGAAGGACGAGTCATATTATTTCGTGCGTTACGTAAAGATATAGCCGCAGAAGTTTTCGCACACTTAAATTCTGACACAAAAGAAGCTCTTGTCTCGCAGTTGACAGCTCCCGAACTTGGCCGCATTGTTGATGAATTATTCTTGGATGACGCAGCTGACTTAGTCGAAGAACTCCCCGCAGATGTCGTGAAAAGAATCTTAGAGAACGCAAGCCCCGAAACTAGACGAGGCATTAATCAATTACTTCAATATCAGGAAGACTCAGCCGGAAGCATAATGACAACTGAATATATTTCCCTGAAACCTGATATGAACGTTGAGCAATCTTTTAAGCATATTCGCGAGGTCGGCACAGATAAAGAGACTCTCTATACCTGCTATGTAACTGACCCTAAGGGATTATTAATCGGCGTAGTAACAGTAAGAACTATGCTGCTTTCACAATATGCAGATAAAATCAGCGACATAATGACTGACACAAATATTATAAGCGTCAACACTAACGACGACCGCGAAAAAGTTACGGAGTTATTCCAGAAATATGATTTTATGGCGATTCCTGTTGTAGACTCAGAAAATCATTTAGTCGGCATTGTTACAGTTGATGACGCTATGGAAGTATTAGAAGAAGAAAGCACCGAAGATTTTCACAAGATGGCGGCAATGTTACCTATGGACGAACCTTATTTATCAATGGGAGTGCTTGAACTCGCAAAGAAGCGCGTTATTTGGTTAATGGTGTTAATGATTTCGGCGACTCTTTCAGGGCAGATTATCACTCACTATCAATCAGTGTTTGCGGCTCTTCCGGCTTTGATTGCGTCAATTCCAATGTTAATGGACACCGGCGGAAATGCGGGTTCTCAATCGTCGACTCTTGTTATTCGCGGTATTGCATTAGGCGAGCTGAAAATTTTTGACGCTATAAAAGTTTTGTTCAAAGAATTGCGCGTGAGTCTCATTGTCGGGAGCGGGCTTGCTATTGTAAATTTCGTCTATAAATATGCTATGAGCGGCGATTTATTATTGTCTATCACTGTCGGAATAAGTTTATTTGCAACTGTAATATTTGCGCAGATAATCGGGGGAATGCTGCCTTTGTTAGCTAAAGCTGTAGGATTTGACCCGGCTTTAATGGCTGCTCCGATTGTTACGACGATAGTAGACGCAGGAAGCCTCACAATGTATTTTGCAGTAGCTAGTAAAGTAATGAGCATTTAA
- a CDS encoding site-specific DNA-methyltransferase produces the protein MKLDNFILGDSIEIIKNFPDNFFHAIISDIPYGIGCDDWDILHNNKNSAYGGTSPAQISGGGLFKRRGKPLNGWSEADKQIPLEYQKWCSSWADNWLRILKPGGTCFIFAGRRYAHRCIIALEDSGFTFKDMLAWEKISAPHRAQRLSEIYRRRNDLYNAQKWKGWRVANLRPLFEPVLWFQKPYKTGGTIADNVINYDIGAWNEQALQKYNSHDENFSNIISVMTESSDKNLHPAQKPLNLMKLLISLVTKEGQIILDPFMGSGTTCLAAKILHRHYIGIEINHENIKIAESRLNNSEQYEIEI, from the coding sequence ATGAAACTGGATAACTTTATTTTGGGAGACTCGATTGAGATAATAAAAAATTTTCCCGATAATTTTTTTCACGCAATAATATCTGATATTCCATATGGGATCGGTTGTGATGACTGGGATATTTTGCACAATAACAAAAATTCTGCTTATGGAGGTACTTCTCCCGCACAAATTTCCGGTGGAGGTCTATTCAAGCGCAGGGGTAAACCTCTGAACGGCTGGAGTGAGGCAGATAAACAAATTCCACTTGAATATCAAAAATGGTGTTCTTCATGGGCTGATAATTGGCTGAGAATACTTAAACCCGGTGGAACATGCTTTATTTTTGCCGGCAGACGTTACGCTCACAGATGTATTATTGCGCTTGAAGATTCGGGCTTTACGTTCAAAGATATGCTTGCGTGGGAAAAAATTTCAGCACCTCACAGAGCACAAAGACTCTCGGAAATTTATAGACGAAGAAACGATTTATATAACGCTCAAAAATGGAAAGGCTGGAGGGTCGCGAATCTAAGGCCGTTATTTGAGCCTGTTCTATGGTTTCAGAAGCCTTATAAAACGGGCGGGACTATTGCAGACAATGTTATAAATTATGATATAGGTGCGTGGAATGAGCAAGCACTGCAAAAATATAATTCTCACGATGAAAATTTTTCGAACATTATAAGTGTCATGACAGAAAGCAGCGATAAAAATTTACATCCGGCACAGAAGCCTTTAAATCTCATGAAGCTTTTAATTTCGCTTGTTACTAAAGAAGGACAAATTATATTAGATCCATTCATGGGTTCAGGCACAACATGTTTAGCAGCAAAAATTTTGCATAGGCATTATATCGGCATAGAAATTAATCATGAAAATATAAAAATAGCCGAGTCCAGATTAAATAATTCTGAACAATACGAGATAGAAATATAA